The following proteins come from a genomic window of Alphaproteobacteria bacterium:
- a CDS encoding serine hydrolase, whose product MFFLFLFPKLTQDKVDHFIHHIKTQKEKHNLPGTLFIGIVHNNKQEQYFIGKSFPDKEQTVIPIASLTKAITAHLICILAHKGFLSLEDPLKKYFPDLKLPHDAPLTIKDILAQRMGVKSFSGESLLLLGFSLDEIYQKTKYFQKNKRPKVDFSYQNFFFGLLERVIEKTTNKTINEVAKDYIFDPLDMKSAHYLMPKKWWQFWRKTPNFPPFYVYGPTQTQLSADLYKARASMGVVMSCADMMKWLKYSMTQKDTLLPKEILNEVFGNLASFEPKSYDTQFALKRLKGRINYGLGWYNMMYAGHKIYFHMASRVGIRAYIAFDPKEEFGLIIFHNYGGLEINMLPEAVRAKFLDIAYDCPEYDWIEEVAQSKKEYINSVRSSFESEKMFPTPAGPLDQFVGCYEHAMYGIAEITKKNDKLYMKFHGAIYPLTHHNGNKFIYGSKTLGAFDKWIYFGYNKKAQMTLQSSAMYEGESPLFVKIS is encoded by the coding sequence ATGTTTTTTCTTTTTCTCTTTCCCAAGTTAACTCAAGATAAGGTTGATCATTTTATTCATCACATAAAAACACAAAAAGAAAAACACAACCTGCCAGGAACATTATTCATTGGCATCGTACATAACAACAAACAAGAGCAGTATTTTATCGGCAAATCTTTTCCAGATAAAGAGCAAACAGTTATTCCCATTGCATCCCTTACAAAAGCCATCACCGCACATCTCATTTGTATCCTTGCGCATAAAGGTTTTCTAAGTCTTGAGGATCCGCTCAAAAAATATTTTCCAGATCTCAAACTTCCACATGATGCCCCACTTACCATTAAAGATATATTAGCGCAGCGCATGGGTGTGAAATCCTTTTCTGGAGAATCGTTACTCTTACTTGGATTTTCCTTAGATGAAATTTATCAAAAGACCAAATATTTCCAAAAAAATAAACGACCAAAAGTTGATTTTTCTTATCAAAACTTTTTCTTTGGTTTGTTGGAGAGGGTGATAGAAAAAACCACAAATAAAACCATCAATGAAGTGGCAAAAGACTATATTTTTGATCCACTTGATATGAAATCAGCACACTATCTTATGCCTAAAAAATGGTGGCAATTCTGGCGCAAAACGCCAAATTTCCCGCCATTTTATGTATATGGCCCTACACAGACACAGCTTAGCGCTGATCTATATAAAGCGCGTGCAAGCATGGGTGTGGTAATGTCATGTGCGGATATGATGAAATGGCTTAAATATTCTATGACCCAAAAAGATACACTTTTGCCTAAAGAGATTCTCAATGAGGTTTTTGGAAATCTAGCGTCTTTTGAGCCAAAGTCATATGATACACAGTTTGCCTTGAAGCGACTCAAGGGAAGAATCAACTATGGTTTGGGTTGGTATAACATGATGTATGCTGGGCATAAGATTTATTTCCATATGGCATCTCGTGTGGGTATTAGAGCTTATATTGCCTTTGACCCTAAAGAAGAGTTTGGGTTAATTATTTTTCATAACTATGGCGGGTTAGAAATCAACATGTTGCCAGAGGCGGTGCGCGCGAAGTTTTTGGATATTGCCTATGATTGCCCTGAATATGACTGGATAGAAGAAGTAGCGCAGAGCAAAAAAGAATATATTAATAGTGTAAGATCCAGTTTTGAAAGTGAGAAAATGTTTCCAACTCCAGCTGGACCGCTGGATCAATTTGTTGGGTGTTACGAGCATGCTATGTATGGCATAGCTGAAATTACCAAGAAAAATGATAAGCTTTATATGAAATTTCATGGCGCAATATATCCATTAACGCATCATAATGGTAATAAGTTTATTTATGGATCTAAAACTTTAGGTGCCTTTGATAAGTGGATTTATTTTGGTTACAACAAAAAAGCACAGATGACGCTGCAAAGTAGTGCGATGTATGAAGGGGAATCACCGTTGTTTGTTAAGATATCCTAG
- a CDS encoding TIM44-like domain-containing protein, translated as MLYLFIVFCTLYLIVAYADKLPKKPASKTPSTPEDLVESINKQKDDLKQEFLTFFKEIYSCFSTGTLQTIAPKVNNDILESLKASIKERDSTNFTHSFKNEPSCEIRDIEVKQDESGNIVSIKAEFQSEQVISGPEMEEFTDNVVDFFVFEKRLSEKNKNLKRTGDWKLVKMG; from the coding sequence ATGCTCTACCTATTTATCGTGTTCTGCACGCTTTATCTTATCGTAGCTTACGCGGATAAACTCCCTAAAAAACCTGCTAGCAAAACCCCTTCTACACCAGAAGATTTGGTTGAAAGCATTAATAAGCAAAAAGATGATTTGAAACAAGAATTTTTAACATTTTTCAAGGAAATTTATAGCTGTTTCTCCACAGGAACCTTGCAAACAATCGCACCTAAAGTAAACAATGACATTCTAGAATCATTAAAGGCAAGTATCAAAGAACGTGACAGCACAAACTTTACCCATTCATTCAAAAATGAGCCATCTTGTGAAATTCGCGATATCGAAGTGAAACAAGATGAAAGCGGCAATATTGTATCTATTAAAGCTGAATTTCAAAGCGAACAGGTTATCTCAGGTCCTGAAATGGAAGAGTTTACAGATAATGTTGTGGACTTTTTTGTATTCGAAAAACGCTTGAGCGAAAAAAATAAGAATCTGAAAAGAACGGGCGACTGGAAATTGGTAAAAATGGGATGA